The proteins below come from a single Candidatus Polarisedimenticolaceae bacterium genomic window:
- a CDS encoding cytochrome c oxidase subunit 3: MTPGLRSVVGGPDTGDPRKDREGPSPPGSGVLGMWVFLASLAILFIASIAGYLVVRFRAAEWPPPGMPRLPGGLILATLVLIGCSVAVHLALGAIRKGSPTAMTRWLFVTFGLGVLFLAMQAWNWWGLITAQFGPDTKNLYAFTFYMLTGLHAAHVVGGLVQLGWVIVKAMLGKYGSGWHPGVLYSAMYWHFLDAVWIVMFLVMFVFA, translated from the coding sequence GTGACCCCCGGGCTGCGGTCCGTCGTCGGGGGGCCGGACACCGGGGACCCCCGCAAGGACCGCGAGGGCCCTTCGCCTCCGGGGAGCGGCGTCCTCGGGATGTGGGTCTTCCTGGCCTCGCTCGCGATCCTCTTCATCGCCAGCATCGCCGGATACCTCGTGGTCCGCTTCCGCGCCGCGGAGTGGCCCCCGCCCGGAATGCCGCGCCTTCCGGGCGGCCTGATCCTCGCGACGCTGGTGCTGATCGGCTGCAGCGTGGCCGTGCACCTCGCGCTCGGCGCGATCCGCAAGGGGAGCCCCACCGCGATGACGCGGTGGCTGTTCGTGACGTTCGGGCTGGGCGTGTTGTTCCTGGCGATGCAGGCCTGGAACTGGTGGGGGCTCATCACCGCCCAGTTCGGGCCCGACACGAAGAACCTCTACGCCTTCACCTTCTACATGCTCACCGGGCTCCACGCGGCCCACGTCGTCGGCGGGCTCGTCCAGCTCGGCTGGGTGATCGTCAAGGCGATGCTCGGGAAATACGGGAGCGGCTGGCACCCCGGCGTCCTCTACAGCGCCATGTACTGGCACTTCCTCGACGCCGTGTGGATCGTGATGTTCCTCGTGATGTTCGTGTTCGCGTAG
- a CDS encoding PDZ domain-containing protein, producing the protein MLRIVLTLLLCSAAWAAPGDSPQGWLGASLAPVEDAATETSGVFVSQIVEDSPAEKAGLRGRDVIVGIDGVNVNSPAELIERIRKLPPNSWIGLRVVRRGAERQIDVRLGERPAEGGPLKLVRGWIGVRTIDLPPSLRVHFGAREEAGIMVSDLVPGGPAEAGGLELGDVIYEIDGEPVAGPGELYRLVSQSGVGNPVEIAVGRDGAPLTLEIVVAKAPPRENE; encoded by the coding sequence ATGCTGCGAATCGTGCTGACCCTCCTCCTGTGCTCGGCCGCGTGGGCGGCCCCGGGCGACTCCCCTCAGGGGTGGCTCGGCGCCTCCCTCGCCCCCGTCGAAGACGCGGCGACCGAGACCTCCGGCGTGTTCGTGTCGCAGATCGTCGAGGACTCCCCCGCGGAAAAGGCGGGGCTGCGCGGGCGCGACGTGATCGTCGGGATCGACGGCGTGAACGTGAACTCGCCGGCGGAGCTGATCGAGCGGATCCGGAAGCTCCCGCCGAACTCGTGGATCGGGCTTCGCGTCGTTCGCCGCGGCGCCGAACGGCAGATCGACGTCCGACTCGGAGAGCGCCCGGCGGAAGGCGGCCCGCTGAAGCTCGTCCGCGGGTGGATCGGCGTCCGGACGATCGACCTTCCCCCTTCCCTGCGCGTCCACTTCGGCGCGCGCGAAGAGGCCGGGATCATGGTCTCCGACCTCGTTCCCGGGGGACCCGCGGAGGCGGGAGGCCTCGAGCTCGGGGACGTGATCTACGAGATCGACGGCGAGCCCGTGGCCGGTCCCGGCGAGCTCTATCGCCTCGTCTCCCAGTCGGGGGTCGGGAACCCCGTCGAGATCGCCGTCGGCCGCGACGGCGCCCCGCTGACCCTCGAGATCGTGGTGGCCAAGGCCCCTCCCCGGGAGAACGAATGA
- a CDS encoding DUF3179 domain-containing (seleno)protein, producing the protein MEAAPKKERLFTFASAGWVLLLAFAFTAVGTVWNLAPLFDPNRVKPRGDGRSPASYGFDLSKTLVPKDTIVSSGMVVDALKALDDPATMDPKKVPLMAEVERGKYLVASDRVIGVEINGQSRAYPLRVLNWHEVVNDVVGGVPIVVTYNPLSEGVAVYDRRVNGETLKFGVSGLLHNSNLLMYDRRDAPGKESLWSQLQARAIAGPAAGATLTRIPCALSRFDKWTERHPESDVLAPILAEVNEYKKDAYGTYFNSDIIRYPVDPMPPADSLAPKQRVLVVGDAGARRVVPLVTPKDQIRSDSAVGPDDGAVFDGVYAFWFAWYAAHPEDPGTIEP; encoded by the coding sequence ATGGAAGCCGCCCCGAAGAAGGAACGCCTGTTCACCTTCGCCAGTGCCGGATGGGTGCTCCTTCTCGCCTTCGCCTTCACCGCCGTCGGGACCGTCTGGAACCTCGCCCCCCTGTTCGACCCCAACCGGGTGAAGCCGCGCGGCGACGGGCGCTCCCCCGCCTCGTACGGATTCGATCTCTCGAAGACCCTCGTCCCGAAGGACACGATCGTCTCGAGCGGAATGGTCGTGGACGCGCTGAAGGCGCTCGACGATCCCGCGACGATGGACCCGAAGAAGGTCCCGCTGATGGCCGAGGTCGAGCGCGGGAAGTACCTCGTCGCGAGCGACCGGGTCATCGGGGTCGAGATCAACGGCCAGTCGCGGGCGTACCCGCTTCGGGTCCTGAACTGGCACGAGGTCGTCAACGACGTCGTCGGCGGCGTGCCGATCGTCGTCACCTACAACCCGCTCTCGGAAGGGGTCGCGGTCTACGACCGCCGGGTGAACGGCGAGACGCTGAAGTTCGGCGTCTCGGGACTCCTCCACAACTCGAACCTGCTGATGTACGACCGCCGGGACGCGCCGGGGAAGGAAAGCCTCTGGAGCCAGCTCCAGGCCCGCGCGATCGCCGGCCCGGCCGCGGGGGCGACGCTGACGCGGATCCCGTGCGCCCTGTCCCGTTTCGACAAGTGGACCGAGCGGCACCCGGAGTCGGACGTCCTGGCGCCGATCCTCGCCGAGGTGAACGAGTACAAGAAGGACGCCTACGGGACCTACTTCAACTCGGACATCATCCGGTACCCCGTGGACCCGATGCCTCCCGCGGACTCGCTCGCGCCCAAGCAGCGGGTGCTCGTGGTGGGCGACGCCGGGGCCCGGCGCGTGGTCCCGCTCGTGACGCCGAAGGACCAGATCCGCAGCGATTCCGCGGTCGGGCCCGACGACGGCGCCGTCTTCGACGGGGTCTACGCCTTCTGGTTCGCCTGGTACGCGGCGCACCCGGAGGATCCGGGGACGATCGAGCCGTAG
- a CDS encoding cytochrome C oxidase subunit IV family protein gives MAHGHGEGHPIVGHVVPFRLLVSVLGALLVLTVATVGATRFDLGSYNVWIALAIAVVKAALVVLYFMHMRWERPFNAVIFITALFLVALFIGIALADTHAYKPDQIPGYAPKMGTVVQ, from the coding sequence ATGGCGCACGGTCACGGTGAAGGACATCCGATCGTCGGGCACGTGGTGCCGTTCCGGCTCCTGGTCTCGGTCCTGGGCGCGCTTTTGGTCCTGACCGTGGCGACGGTGGGCGCGACGCGGTTCGACCTCGGCAGCTACAACGTCTGGATCGCGCTCGCGATCGCCGTCGTGAAGGCGGCCCTGGTCGTCCTCTACTTCATGCACATGCGCTGGGAGAGGCCGTTCAACGCCGTGATCTTCATCACCGCGCTGTTCCTCGTCGCCCTGTTCATCGGCATCGCCCTCGCCGACACGCACGCCTACAAGCCCGACCAGATCCCCGGCTACGCGCCGAAGATGGGAACCGTGGTCCAGTGA
- a CDS encoding glycoside hydrolase family 38 C-terminal domain-containing protein — protein sequence MRAFVLVTALAACGAPALAYTPGSGTLFTENFNGTLDADWEQQNGYLGNPAPWTQVVDGVDKAFYADGIGPGGNNQTRHWARHYVQPTPATAFSIAFEHRAELGAGYLFDLDLEQRAPVARRYRMRIDGNGVVSLWRTTAGVFAQVAATGSGTIPVNQKRWVRFAIEPDGTGHPRVRVRVWGTSATAEPATWNLDFLDANDTLDRVHRYELTADGPRGIETWVDDLDVWGDGSEGCASSIRTIWLMELSHLDIGFTDPPDVVAAFQKTHLDQVLDNLDADADYRWTIEAGWDLDRWWEVSTDVERQRMVDALRAGRIVLTAGYASLHTTTAGHEELTRNVYWASRFARTHGIPLRTWITDDVPGTSFAVPEILKRSGIDFFVGGMNTPFGGRITQPDHGDRPFWWTGPDGSSVLSWITFDSYAEAFDYGFSFFDNLGVMYKKMGKKLPEQEEAGYPWADLLLMRAFDNHYQGFHARNLVDQWNATYDNPKFRLATAEEFLDHMLATHGAAAFPSFSGDFGAAWSGSHANAPHTEAMVRESHRDARAAEALIAAGSTIDGGAVPAASIDFAYRMMLQVDEHSGAGGWPGYFTPQEMDANNVQHLQYAQDAKGTADALVEQGLDRALADLPVAGDAVVAVNPLGRPRDGFVRQVLPPEVYATTFRVVERGTGTEIPFQRDAAAQSITFAATGVPAFGYRVHDLVPGSPTASPTGVLSVTATTLENDFYRVVVDGTDGSLTSLYDKVRARELVDGASTFDFNELAAATKQQMDAAQAPVAVVPGSASAVVLESGPLVASIQVTRTGTPHVRSVYRLRRGEDRVEIENTLDQAQMPYVPNATGVRAYTVSLPFDVKNFQIRSETTTRFLNPVADGFPRTSVFDWHNVEHTLAFHDAQKGVLYAVDASDAHSFERFSTLPPPTWATGTALVLTRMKDKADEYEFEGGSIGPYTIEPGTDPILKFTHHIRATAPSFDPAAASRFGFEALNPVLSRFLRRRPGNLPDAAASFAGVDAPGVLVYTMKNAETGPGIVFRMTELTGVASTARFASEAFTWSVPERVEQDEDAGAPLAMDGDGFLVPLQPYETATVRVRAAPNWSPITLSVGKDPGNGSVSLTWSGGRAPYTVTRAENAAFTTNPSTLADEQPATAASDPVLGDGKNWFYLVR from the coding sequence ATGCGCGCGTTCGTCCTGGTCACGGCTCTCGCGGCATGCGGGGCTCCCGCCCTCGCCTACACCCCGGGGAGCGGAACGCTCTTCACCGAGAACTTCAACGGGACCCTCGACGCCGACTGGGAGCAGCAGAACGGGTATCTCGGGAACCCGGCCCCCTGGACGCAGGTGGTGGACGGGGTCGACAAGGCCTTCTACGCGGACGGGATCGGCCCCGGCGGGAACAACCAGACGCGGCACTGGGCCCGGCACTACGTCCAGCCCACGCCGGCCACCGCCTTCTCGATCGCCTTCGAGCACCGCGCCGAGCTGGGCGCGGGGTACCTGTTCGACCTCGATCTCGAGCAGCGCGCGCCGGTCGCGCGCCGCTACCGCATGCGCATCGACGGCAACGGCGTGGTCTCGTTGTGGAGGACGACCGCGGGGGTCTTCGCCCAGGTCGCCGCGACCGGCTCGGGAACGATCCCGGTGAACCAGAAGCGGTGGGTCCGCTTCGCGATCGAGCCCGACGGCACCGGACACCCGCGCGTGCGCGTGCGTGTCTGGGGGACGAGCGCCACCGCCGAGCCCGCGACGTGGAATCTCGACTTCCTCGACGCGAACGACACCCTCGATCGCGTCCACCGTTACGAGCTCACCGCCGACGGCCCGCGCGGGATCGAGACGTGGGTGGACGACCTCGACGTGTGGGGGGACGGCTCGGAAGGGTGCGCCTCGTCGATCCGGACGATCTGGCTCATGGAGCTCAGCCACCTCGACATCGGCTTCACCGATCCGCCGGACGTCGTGGCGGCGTTCCAGAAGACGCACCTCGACCAGGTGCTCGACAACCTCGACGCCGACGCGGACTACCGCTGGACGATCGAGGCGGGATGGGACCTCGACCGCTGGTGGGAGGTCTCGACCGACGTCGAACGGCAACGCATGGTCGACGCGCTGCGGGCCGGGAGGATCGTCCTCACCGCCGGATACGCCAGCCTGCACACGACGACCGCGGGGCACGAGGAGCTCACGCGCAACGTCTACTGGGCCTCGCGATTCGCGCGCACGCACGGGATCCCGCTTCGGACCTGGATCACCGACGACGTTCCGGGAACGAGCTTCGCGGTTCCCGAGATCCTGAAGCGCTCCGGGATCGACTTCTTCGTCGGCGGGATGAACACCCCCTTCGGCGGGAGGATCACCCAGCCCGATCACGGCGACCGGCCGTTCTGGTGGACGGGACCCGACGGGAGCTCGGTTCTCTCGTGGATCACGTTCGACTCGTACGCCGAGGCCTTCGACTACGGGTTCTCGTTCTTCGACAACCTCGGCGTCATGTACAAGAAGATGGGGAAGAAGCTCCCCGAGCAGGAGGAGGCCGGATACCCCTGGGCCGACCTGCTCCTCATGCGCGCCTTCGACAACCACTACCAGGGATTCCACGCGCGAAACCTCGTCGACCAGTGGAACGCGACCTACGACAACCCGAAGTTCCGGCTCGCGACCGCCGAGGAGTTCCTCGACCACATGCTCGCCACGCACGGCGCCGCGGCGTTCCCGTCGTTCTCGGGGGATTTCGGCGCGGCGTGGTCGGGCTCGCACGCGAACGCGCCGCACACGGAGGCGATGGTGCGCGAGTCGCACCGGGACGCGCGCGCGGCCGAGGCGCTGATCGCGGCGGGTTCGACGATCGACGGCGGGGCGGTTCCCGCGGCGTCGATCGACTTCGCCTACCGGATGATGCTGCAGGTCGACGAGCACTCGGGTGCGGGGGGCTGGCCGGGGTACTTCACCCCTCAGGAGATGGACGCGAACAACGTCCAGCACCTCCAGTACGCGCAGGACGCCAAGGGGACCGCCGACGCGCTGGTCGAGCAGGGGCTCGACCGGGCGCTCGCCGACCTGCCGGTCGCGGGAGACGCCGTCGTCGCGGTGAATCCCCTCGGGCGGCCGCGCGACGGGTTCGTGCGCCAGGTGCTGCCGCCGGAGGTCTACGCGACGACCTTCCGCGTCGTCGAGCGGGGCACGGGGACCGAGATCCCCTTCCAGCGGGACGCCGCCGCGCAGAGCATCACCTTCGCCGCGACGGGCGTGCCGGCGTTCGGATACCGCGTCCACGACCTGGTGCCGGGCTCCCCGACGGCGAGCCCGACGGGGGTCCTCTCGGTGACGGCGACGACCCTCGAGAACGACTTCTACCGGGTCGTGGTCGACGGGACGGACGGGTCCCTGACGAGCCTCTACGACAAGGTTCGCGCGAGAGAGCTCGTCGACGGCGCGTCGACCTTCGACTTCAACGAGCTCGCGGCGGCGACGAAGCAGCAGATGGACGCGGCGCAGGCGCCCGTCGCGGTCGTCCCGGGTTCGGCGTCGGCCGTGGTCCTCGAGTCGGGCCCGCTCGTCGCCTCGATCCAGGTGACGCGTACCGGCACGCCGCACGTGCGGTCGGTCTACCGCCTCCGGCGCGGCGAGGACCGCGTCGAGATCGAGAACACCCTGGATCAGGCGCAGATGCCTTACGTCCCCAACGCGACCGGCGTGCGCGCGTACACGGTCTCGCTTCCCTTCGACGTCAAGAACTTCCAGATCCGCAGCGAGACGACGACCCGGTTCCTGAACCCCGTCGCCGACGGCTTCCCGCGCACCTCGGTGTTCGACTGGCACAACGTCGAGCACACCCTCGCCTTCCACGACGCGCAGAAGGGGGTCCTCTACGCCGTCGACGCATCGGACGCGCACAGCTTCGAGCGTTTCTCGACGCTGCCGCCGCCGACGTGGGCGACGGGAACCGCCCTCGTCCTCACGCGGATGAAGGACAAGGCGGACGAATACGAGTTCGAGGGCGGTTCGATCGGTCCCTACACGATCGAGCCCGGAACCGACCCGATCCTGAAGTTCACCCATCACATCCGCGCCACGGCGCCGTCGTTCGACCCGGCCGCGGCGAGCCGATTCGGGTTCGAGGCGCTCAACCCCGTCCTGTCGCGGTTCCTGCGCCGACGGCCGGGGAATCTCCCCGACGCCGCCGCGAGCTTCGCGGGCGTCGACGCGCCGGGGGTCCTCGTGTACACGATGAAGAATGCGGAAACGGGCCCCGGGATCGTGTTCCGCATGACCGAGCTGACCGGCGTCGCCTCAACCGCCCGCTTCGCCTCGGAGGCGTTCACCTGGTCCGTCCCGGAGCGGGTCGAGCAGGACGAGGACGCCGGCGCGCCCCTGGCGATGGACGGCGACGGGTTCCTCGTGCCGCTGCAGCCGTACGAGACGGCGACGGTTCGCGTCCGTGCGGCGCCGAACTGGTCCCCGATCACGCTTTCGGTCGGCAAGGACCCCGGGAACGGGTCGGTGTCGCTCACGTGGAGCGGCGGGCGCGCCCCCTACACCGTGACGCGGGCGGAGAACGCCGCGTTCACGACGAACCCGTCGACCCTGGCCGACGAGCAGCCGGCGACGGCGGCCTCCGATCCCGTGCTCGGCGACGGGAAGAACTGGTTCTACCTCGTGCGATGA
- a CDS encoding COX15/CtaA family protein — protein MKKGSADLLAAGFGITVAMWAVAYVGRLPVVEAPSFLIGLAALAAPVAGGWIAGTRGTRGWKGGAASGAIAGLLNLLVIGSLISGDTPNAIHPGAAVWAPLSIAAMALLGALGAAAGAKRFDPARPAPPWTAWFARVATAATFLLLVAGGVVTSNQAGLAVVDWPNSFGYNMFLYPVTRMTGGIYYEHAHRLLGSLVGLTTLVLAIHLLRTESRAWVKRVAIAAFALVVLQGILGGLRVTGKFTLSDDPAFTEPNIYLAVAHGILGQVFFAVMATLAAIVSPTWTSPRAAAPHRAASTDRGLGATLVALLVVQLALGALQRHLAWGLWIHLTLAFAVAGLAVAVGVRAWGIHPDKPELARAGKILMGVTALQFGLGFGAFVVTGGLTGSAISGAWNVVVRTAHHGTGAILLAAAVVCVAWGRRLVALPLQRPFDTASASEGLSSAR, from the coding sequence ATGAAGAAAGGCTCGGCCGATCTTCTCGCCGCAGGGTTCGGGATCACCGTCGCGATGTGGGCCGTCGCCTACGTCGGACGGCTGCCCGTCGTCGAAGCGCCGAGCTTCCTGATCGGGCTCGCCGCCCTCGCCGCGCCGGTCGCGGGGGGGTGGATCGCCGGCACCCGCGGCACGCGCGGGTGGAAGGGCGGGGCGGCCTCCGGCGCGATCGCGGGGCTGCTGAACCTCCTGGTGATCGGGAGCCTGATCTCCGGCGACACGCCGAATGCGATCCACCCGGGAGCGGCGGTGTGGGCACCGCTTTCGATCGCGGCGATGGCGCTCCTCGGGGCGCTCGGGGCGGCGGCCGGCGCGAAGCGCTTCGACCCGGCCCGTCCGGCGCCTCCCTGGACCGCGTGGTTCGCACGCGTCGCGACCGCCGCGACCTTCCTGCTGCTCGTCGCGGGCGGGGTCGTGACCTCGAACCAGGCGGGGCTCGCCGTCGTCGATTGGCCGAACAGCTTCGGCTACAACATGTTCCTGTACCCGGTCACCCGGATGACCGGAGGCATCTACTACGAGCACGCCCACCGCCTGCTCGGCTCCCTCGTCGGGCTCACGACGCTCGTCCTGGCGATCCACCTCCTGCGCACCGAGTCGCGGGCCTGGGTGAAGCGCGTCGCGATCGCGGCGTTCGCGCTCGTCGTGCTCCAGGGGATCCTCGGCGGGCTGCGGGTGACGGGGAAGTTCACCCTGTCCGACGACCCTGCGTTCACGGAGCCGAACATCTACCTCGCGGTGGCGCACGGGATCCTGGGGCAGGTCTTCTTCGCCGTCATGGCGACCCTCGCGGCGATCGTCTCCCCGACCTGGACCTCCCCGCGCGCGGCGGCGCCGCATCGGGCGGCGTCCACCGACCGGGGGCTCGGCGCCACCCTGGTCGCGCTCCTCGTCGTCCAGCTCGCCCTCGGCGCGTTGCAGCGCCACCTGGCGTGGGGGCTCTGGATCCACCTGACGTTGGCCTTCGCGGTCGCAGGGCTCGCCGTCGCCGTCGGCGTGCGCGCGTGGGGGATCCACCCCGACAAACCCGAGCTCGCCCGCGCGGGGAAGATCCTCATGGGGGTCACGGCGCTGCAGTTCGGACTCGGCTTCGGAGCGTTCGTGGTGACGGGCGGGCTGACGGGGAGCGCGATCTCCGGCGCCTGGAACGTCGTGGTGCGCACCGCGCATCACGGGACGGGGGCGATCCTTCTCGCCGCGGCCGTCGTGTGCGTGGCGTGGGGGCGGCGCCTGGTGGCGCTCCCGCTTCAGCGCCCCTTCGACACCGCCTCGGCCAGCGAGGGGCTCTCGAGCGCCCGGTAG